One genomic window of Lagenorhynchus albirostris chromosome 17, mLagAlb1.1, whole genome shotgun sequence includes the following:
- the CA1 gene encoding carbonic anhydrase 1 isoform X2, producing the protein MASPDWGYDGENVLKGGPLSESYRLHQFHFHWGVKDDYGSEHLVDGVKYSAELHIVHWNSAKYSSFAEAASQADGLALIGVLMKVGQANPNLQKVLDALKAVKTKGKKAPFTNFDPSVLLPSSRDYWTYHGSLTHPPLHESIIWIIFKGNISISSEQLAQFRSLLSNVEGDKEVPIKHNNRPPQPLKGRTVKASF; encoded by the exons ATGGCAAGTCCTGACTGGGGATATGATGGTGAAAATG tGCTGAAAGGCGGTCCTCTCTCTGAAAGCTATAGGCTCCATCAGTTCCATTTTCACTGGGGTGTCAAAGATGACTATGGTTCTGAGCACTTGGTGGATGGAGTCAAATATTCTGCAGAG CTTCATATAGTTCACTGGAATTCTGCGAAGTACTCCAGCTTTGCTGAAGCTGCCTCACAGGCTGATGGTTTGGCACTTATTGGTGTTTTGATGAAG gtGGGTCAGGCCAACCCAAACCTGCAGAAAGTACTTGATGCCCTAAAAGCAGTTAAAACTAAG ggcAAAAAAGCCCCATTCACAAATTTTGACCCCTCTGTTCTCCTTCCTTCATCCCGGGATTACTGGACCTACCATGGCTCTCTGACTCATCCTCCTCTTCATGAGAGCATAATCTGGATCATCTTTAAGGGAAACATCAGTATTAGTTCAGAACAG CTGGCACAGTTCCGCAGTCTTCTATCAAATGTCGAAGGTGATAAAGAAGTCCCCATTAAGCACAACAACCGACCACCCCAGCCTCTGAAGGGCAGAACAGTGAAAGCTTCATTCTGA
- the CA1 gene encoding carbonic anhydrase 1 isoform X1, which yields MASPDWGYDGENGPEQWGKLYPIANGNNQSPIDIKTSETKHDASLKPISVSYSPDTAKEIVNVGHSFHINFVDNDNRSVLKGGPLSESYRLHQFHFHWGVKDDYGSEHLVDGVKYSAELHIVHWNSAKYSSFAEAASQADGLALIGVLMKVGQANPNLQKVLDALKAVKTKGKKAPFTNFDPSVLLPSSRDYWTYHGSLTHPPLHESIIWIIFKGNISISSEQLAQFRSLLSNVEGDKEVPIKHNNRPPQPLKGRTVKASF from the exons ATGGCAAGTCCTGACTGGGGATATGATGGTGAAAATG GTCCTGAACAGTGGGGCAAGCTGTACCCCATCGCAAATGGAAATAACCAATCTCCCATCGACATCAAAACCAGTGAAACCAAACATGATGCCTCTCTCAAACCTATCAGTGTCTCCTACAGTCCAGACACAGCCAAAGAAATCGTCAATGTGGGACATTCCTTCCACATAAACTTTGTGGACAATGATAATCGATCAG tGCTGAAAGGCGGTCCTCTCTCTGAAAGCTATAGGCTCCATCAGTTCCATTTTCACTGGGGTGTCAAAGATGACTATGGTTCTGAGCACTTGGTGGATGGAGTCAAATATTCTGCAGAG CTTCATATAGTTCACTGGAATTCTGCGAAGTACTCCAGCTTTGCTGAAGCTGCCTCACAGGCTGATGGTTTGGCACTTATTGGTGTTTTGATGAAG gtGGGTCAGGCCAACCCAAACCTGCAGAAAGTACTTGATGCCCTAAAAGCAGTTAAAACTAAG ggcAAAAAAGCCCCATTCACAAATTTTGACCCCTCTGTTCTCCTTCCTTCATCCCGGGATTACTGGACCTACCATGGCTCTCTGACTCATCCTCCTCTTCATGAGAGCATAATCTGGATCATCTTTAAGGGAAACATCAGTATTAGTTCAGAACAG CTGGCACAGTTCCGCAGTCTTCTATCAAATGTCGAAGGTGATAAAGAAGTCCCCATTAAGCACAACAACCGACCACCCCAGCCTCTGAAGGGCAGAACAGTGAAAGCTTCATTCTGA
- the CA1 gene encoding carbonic anhydrase 1 isoform X3, giving the protein MMVKMLHIVHWNSAKYSSFAEAASQADGLALIGVLMKVGQANPNLQKVLDALKAVKTKGKKAPFTNFDPSVLLPSSRDYWTYHGSLTHPPLHESIIWIIFKGNISISSEQLAQFRSLLSNVEGDKEVPIKHNNRPPQPLKGRTVKASF; this is encoded by the exons ATGATGGTGAAAATG CTTCATATAGTTCACTGGAATTCTGCGAAGTACTCCAGCTTTGCTGAAGCTGCCTCACAGGCTGATGGTTTGGCACTTATTGGTGTTTTGATGAAG gtGGGTCAGGCCAACCCAAACCTGCAGAAAGTACTTGATGCCCTAAAAGCAGTTAAAACTAAG ggcAAAAAAGCCCCATTCACAAATTTTGACCCCTCTGTTCTCCTTCCTTCATCCCGGGATTACTGGACCTACCATGGCTCTCTGACTCATCCTCCTCTTCATGAGAGCATAATCTGGATCATCTTTAAGGGAAACATCAGTATTAGTTCAGAACAG CTGGCACAGTTCCGCAGTCTTCTATCAAATGTCGAAGGTGATAAAGAAGTCCCCATTAAGCACAACAACCGACCACCCCAGCCTCTGAAGGGCAGAACAGTGAAAGCTTCATTCTGA